One segment of Massilia sp. Se16.2.3 DNA contains the following:
- a CDS encoding PilW family protein, with translation MALALSLGVLLAAGILLAGAQASYLAHADAADVDDSGRFALALVGRAVRQAAFVDWEHSGAAASAATAPAAIAGLDDRSLGRNTAAISAPLSEAVNGSDVLALRYPGAGKAPDGDGSVLNCAGFAVHGMEEGWSIFYVAKNADGVAELRCKYRGTGSWSADAIVANVDGFQVLYGVDMDVPGDGVPNRYLNATALAALDAALVPGGATAAERDADFARRTWWKRVTNVQVALLLHGERPAQGAVVPADHAMFGLAYAETFGSADPGVRLVPPPPAGGKRAPLRRLFTAVFAVGAAVPQPWSVPLHSPPSAAQPSSPCCSRCWPC, from the coding sequence GTGGCGCTGGCGCTCAGTCTCGGCGTGCTGCTGGCGGCCGGCATCCTGCTGGCGGGCGCCCAGGCCTCCTACCTCGCGCATGCCGACGCCGCCGACGTCGACGACAGCGGCCGTTTCGCGCTGGCGCTGGTCGGGCGCGCCGTGCGCCAGGCGGCATTTGTCGACTGGGAGCACAGCGGTGCGGCGGCCTCCGCGGCGACGGCGCCGGCTGCGATTGCCGGGCTGGACGACCGCTCGCTGGGCAGGAATACGGCCGCCATCAGTGCCCCGCTGAGCGAGGCGGTCAATGGCAGCGACGTGCTGGCCCTGCGTTATCCCGGCGCAGGCAAGGCACCCGACGGCGACGGCAGCGTACTCAATTGCGCCGGCTTTGCCGTCCATGGGATGGAAGAGGGCTGGAGCATCTTCTATGTGGCGAAGAACGCCGACGGCGTGGCCGAGCTGCGCTGCAAGTACCGCGGCACGGGTAGCTGGAGCGCGGACGCAATCGTGGCCAATGTCGACGGATTCCAGGTCCTGTACGGGGTCGACATGGACGTCCCGGGCGACGGCGTGCCGAATCGCTACCTGAACGCGACGGCGCTGGCCGCGCTCGATGCCGCACTGGTGCCAGGCGGCGCCACGGCGGCCGAACGCGATGCCGATTTCGCCCGGCGCACTTGGTGGAAGCGGGTAACAAACGTGCAAGTGGCGCTGCTGCTGCATGGCGAACGGCCGGCGCAGGGCGCGGTCGTCCCCGCGGACCATGCCATGTTCGGTCTCGCGTACGCCGAGACCTTCGGGAGCGCCGACCCGGGCGTCAGGCTGGTGCCGCCCCCGCCGGCGGGCGGGAAGCGCGCGCCGCTGCGGCGCCTGTTCACGGCCGTGTTTGCCGTCGGTGCGGCGGTGCCCCAGCCATGGTCCGTCCCGCTTCATTCGCCACCGAGCGCGGCGCAGCCCTCGTCACCGTGCTGTTCCCGGTGCTGGCCCTGTTGA
- a CDS encoding nuclease-related domain-containing protein, protein MIYKDIDNKEPVVAILERMLKLAGPDKQPLIERELRAMRAGIRSEREATCLLDSWLRNATRTAVIHDLRLDSRSGHVAQIDHVLIHRTRRFYILDTKCFAQDVRILDDGSYLRWNADARRFEPAPSPLAQCEHNARVLRRALAHLGLQDVAIDALVLVAPTARIERPRRFDTSALMKADVFLDRLHGLSEGPAARLRPWADCCARACTIPSATSPSASPGCTGRRPPTPWRASESAGAQAAGRHARIGSRLGVCLGSYRPASAGPCPGQQPGQHPRRGASIGLTRPPGAVEPAFSAQPTACARRSVRSGRSRD, encoded by the coding sequence ATGATCTACAAGGATATCGACAACAAGGAACCGGTCGTGGCCATCCTCGAGCGCATGCTGAAGCTGGCGGGACCGGACAAGCAGCCCCTGATCGAGCGGGAGCTGCGCGCGATGCGCGCCGGCATCCGCAGCGAACGGGAAGCGACCTGCCTGCTCGACTCGTGGCTCCGGAACGCCACCCGCACTGCCGTCATCCACGACCTGCGGCTCGACTCGCGCAGCGGCCACGTGGCCCAGATCGACCATGTCCTGATCCACCGTACGCGCCGTTTCTACATCCTCGACACCAAATGCTTCGCGCAGGACGTCAGGATCCTCGATGACGGTAGCTACCTGCGCTGGAACGCGGACGCCAGGCGCTTCGAGCCGGCACCCTCGCCGCTAGCGCAATGCGAACACAATGCCCGGGTCTTGCGACGGGCCCTGGCCCATCTCGGCCTGCAGGACGTCGCGATCGATGCGCTGGTACTGGTGGCGCCGACCGCGCGCATCGAACGCCCGCGCCGCTTCGATACGTCCGCGCTGATGAAGGCCGACGTCTTCCTCGACAGGCTGCACGGCCTGTCCGAAGGCCCGGCGGCGCGCTTGCGCCCATGGGCGGACTGCTGCGCACGGGCCTGTACGATTCCATCGGCGACATCGCCAAGCGCCTCGCCGGGCTGCACCGGCCGTCGACCGCCGACACCATGGCGCGCTTCGGAGTCGGCAGGGGCTCAAGCCGCAGGACGCCACGCGCGCATCGGCTCCCGCCTCGGCGTCTGCCTCGGCAGCTACCGTCCCGCATCCGCCGGTCCATGCCCCGGCCAGCAGCCCGGCCAGCACCCGCGACGCGGTGCGAGCATCGGCCTGACGCGCCCGCCCGGCGCCGTGGAACCTGCGTTCAGCGCGCAGCCGACAGCATGCGCTCGACGTAGCGTGCGATCAGGTCGATCTCGAGATTGA
- a CDS encoding riboflavin synthase has product MFTGIVAAVGNINSVSPLAGGQDAGVRLEIDAGGLPLADVALGDSIAINGACMTVVARTDTAFSVDVSRESLNRTVGLDAPGEVNLEKALTLAERLGGHLVSGHVDGLGRVHSFESVGESRELVIDAPHELAKFLAYKGSVVVNGVSLTVNRVEDLEAGGGKVCRFSINLIPHTIEVTTLKHLHAGARVNLEIDLIARYVERMLSAAR; this is encoded by the coding sequence ATGTTTACTGGAATCGTCGCCGCCGTCGGCAACATCAACTCGGTCTCGCCACTGGCGGGCGGCCAGGACGCCGGCGTGCGCCTGGAGATCGACGCCGGCGGCCTGCCGCTGGCCGACGTCGCGCTGGGCGACTCGATCGCCATCAACGGCGCCTGCATGACCGTCGTCGCCAGGACCGACACGGCCTTTTCGGTCGACGTCTCGCGCGAAAGCCTGAACCGCACCGTGGGCCTGGACGCGCCGGGCGAAGTCAACCTGGAAAAGGCGCTGACCCTGGCCGAGCGCCTGGGCGGACACCTGGTCTCGGGCCACGTCGATGGCCTCGGGCGGGTGCACAGTTTCGAGTCCGTCGGCGAATCGCGCGAGCTGGTCATCGATGCGCCGCACGAGCTGGCCAAGTTCCTGGCCTACAAGGGCTCGGTGGTCGTGAACGGCGTGTCGCTGACCGTCAACCGGGTCGAAGACCTGGAAGCCGGGGGCGGCAAGGTGTGCCGCTTCTCGATCAACCTGATCCCGCACACGATCGAGGTCACGACCCTGAAGCACCTGCACGCGGGGGCCCGCGTCAATCTCGAGATCGACCTGATCGCACGCTACGTCGAGCGCATGCTGTCGGCTGCGCGCTGA
- a CDS encoding type IV pilin protein, whose product MVVLVILSLLAVVAFPSYSSYVNRARRLEGQVALVDAMQQQEHHHALHHSYVAFSAAAPREGLRWWSGNSALDSAYELDAEACPGSELRDCVLLRARPGTPNVDVRYRDAECGVLTLSSRGEQGADGPGKRCWP is encoded by the coding sequence ATGGTGGTGCTGGTGATCCTGTCGCTGCTGGCCGTGGTGGCCTTCCCCAGCTATTCCAGCTACGTGAACAGGGCACGCCGGCTCGAGGGCCAGGTGGCGTTGGTCGACGCGATGCAGCAGCAGGAACATCATCACGCGCTGCACCACAGCTACGTCGCCTTCTCGGCCGCGGCGCCACGCGAGGGACTGCGCTGGTGGTCCGGCAACAGCGCGCTTGACAGCGCCTACGAGCTCGACGCCGAGGCCTGTCCCGGCAGCGAACTGCGCGACTGCGTGCTGCTGCGCGCGCGTCCCGGTACGCCGAATGTCGACGTGCGCTACCGCGACGCCGAATGCGGCGTCCTGACGCTCAGCAGCCGCGGCGAGCAGGGCGCGGACGGCCCGGGCAAGCGTTGCTGGCCATGA
- a CDS encoding S9 family peptidase, whose amino-acid sequence MVVLVHGGPASAAMPRFVAEGEFGNPLVRDLVARGYFVFQPNPRGSYGRGLAFTMANRRDFGGGDWRDILAGVDAVLEAAPVDGNRLGLMGHSYGGFMTMWGVTHSTRFKAAVAGAGIANWISYYGQNGIDQWMVPFFGATMYDDPAIYRAASPIESIRKAKTPTLLYVGERDVETPAVQSMEFWHGLRAMGTPTALVIYDGEGHAIRKPEHQLDQRKRTVEWFDRYLK is encoded by the coding sequence ATGGTGGTGCTCGTGCACGGCGGCCCGGCATCGGCCGCGATGCCGCGCTTCGTTGCCGAGGGCGAGTTCGGCAATCCTCTGGTGCGCGACCTGGTAGCGCGCGGCTACTTCGTGTTCCAGCCCAATCCGCGCGGCAGCTACGGCCGGGGCCTGGCCTTCACGATGGCCAACCGGCGCGACTTCGGCGGCGGCGACTGGCGCGACATCCTCGCCGGGGTCGACGCCGTGCTGGAGGCGGCACCCGTCGACGGCAACCGCCTCGGCCTGATGGGACACTCCTATGGCGGCTTCATGACCATGTGGGGCGTCACCCACAGCACCCGCTTCAAGGCCGCCGTGGCCGGGGCGGGCATCGCCAACTGGATCAGCTACTACGGCCAGAACGGCATCGACCAGTGGATGGTGCCCTTTTTTGGTGCCACCATGTACGACGACCCCGCCATCTACCGGGCCGCCTCGCCGATCGAATCGATCAGGAAGGCGAAGACACCGACCCTGCTGTACGTGGGCGAGCGCGATGTCGAGACGCCGGCGGTGCAGTCGATGGAATTCTGGCACGGCCTGCGCGCGATGGGCACGCCGACGGCGCTCGTGATCTACGACGGCGAAGGCCACGCGATCAGGAAGCCGGAACACCAGCTGGACCAGCGCAAGCGGACGGTGGAGTGGTTCGACAGGTATTTGAAATAG
- a CDS encoding pitrilysin family protein — protein MTAMFSRFSSLLRLVPGFVFAAALLLPAGAGAALKLDAPIPVGPQVKVGKLANGLTWYIQKNARPERKLELRLVIKAGSILEDEDQQGLAHFVEHMAFNGSTHFQKHELVDYLQSIGVKFGADLNAYTSFDETVYVLPIPTDRPENVKRAFQVLEDWAHGIAFDEAVIEKERGIVLEELRLGKGAGDRIGKKLYPKIYNGSRYAERLPIGKEEVLRSFPPEALRRFYRDWYRPDLMAVVVVGDIEPAAAEKLIRTHFSKLTNPRPARLRPYAEIGRREETEAVIVTDREATGNGLLIRYPVQPVREPSTVRGYREGLVESLFTGMLNGRLQELTQLPDPPFLGGSSAFGKLTPFHKSFNASAVVKPGGANKAIDALVRENERARRHGFGAAELERAKKDMMRSFERTYNEREKTDSGAYVAEYMRNFLQQEPIPGIVAEFGYARQMLPTISLEEMNAYARRTIPANSGKLVIYSGIERADLPPPSGESLLAAVAGAEQAEVAPYVEKSLGKLMAEPPQPGKIVAERQDKALGLTHLTLSNGVKVILKATDFRNDQVLLSAARYGGQSLYGDGDILNARYASAIVASMGLKDYSPLDLSKVLAGKAAAVTVGLSGYSEVIGASSGATDIETMLQLLWLRFDTVRRDEDLFKSFIGKQVEAARNRDAQPGARFGDALVATLYNNHPRAPRPLRPEEYAQIDLDRSIAIYRERFASAKDLTFVMVGSFDLERVKPLLATYLGSLPTPELPIGWRDVGLRPVRGVVKRAVHSGTEPKSTISLTFTGEAPFSEDEQMRLQALSEVLNIRIIEVLREKMSLIYGGSAGGSLGRIPYGSYSLSLTLPTGPENVDKVIAATFEEFDRLKREGPSAADLAKVKQNWIQNYRKALRENGYWLGRIQSALMDGTDPATLLTHEARVEALSVADVQQAARRYLDTNNYVQVVLYPEKKAKAAQPSQQPAPAMKEAAAAQAN, from the coding sequence ATGACCGCCATGTTTTCACGCTTCTCGTCCCTCCTTCGCCTGGTTCCAGGCTTCGTATTCGCCGCCGCCCTCCTGCTGCCCGCCGGGGCCGGGGCCGCCCTGAAACTGGACGCGCCGATTCCCGTCGGCCCCCAGGTCAAGGTCGGCAAGCTCGCCAACGGCCTGACCTGGTATATCCAGAAGAACGCCCGCCCCGAGCGCAAGCTCGAACTGCGCCTGGTGATCAAGGCCGGCTCGATCCTGGAAGACGAGGACCAGCAGGGCCTGGCCCATTTTGTGGAGCACATGGCCTTCAATGGCTCGACCCACTTCCAGAAGCATGAGCTGGTGGACTACCTGCAGTCGATTGGCGTGAAGTTCGGTGCGGACCTGAATGCCTACACGTCCTTCGACGAAACGGTCTACGTCCTGCCGATTCCGACCGACCGGCCCGAGAACGTCAAGCGCGCCTTCCAGGTGCTGGAAGACTGGGCCCACGGTATCGCTTTCGACGAAGCGGTCATCGAAAAGGAGCGCGGCATCGTGCTCGAGGAACTCCGCCTCGGCAAGGGTGCGGGCGACCGCATCGGCAAGAAACTCTACCCGAAGATCTACAACGGCTCGCGCTATGCCGAGCGCCTGCCGATCGGGAAGGAAGAAGTGCTGCGCAGCTTCCCGCCCGAAGCACTGCGCCGCTTCTACCGCGACTGGTACCGGCCCGACCTGATGGCCGTGGTAGTGGTCGGCGACATCGAGCCGGCGGCGGCCGAAAAGCTGATCCGCACGCATTTTTCGAAGCTGACCAATCCTCGCCCTGCCCGCCTGCGCCCCTATGCCGAGATTGGGCGCCGCGAAGAGACCGAGGCCGTCATCGTCACCGACCGCGAAGCGACGGGTAACGGCCTCCTGATCCGCTATCCGGTGCAGCCGGTGCGCGAGCCAAGCACGGTGCGCGGCTACCGCGAGGGCCTGGTCGAGAGCCTGTTCACCGGCATGCTCAATGGCCGGCTGCAGGAACTGACGCAGCTGCCGGACCCGCCCTTCCTGGGAGGCTCGAGCGCCTTCGGCAAGCTCACACCTTTCCATAAATCCTTCAATGCCAGCGCCGTCGTGAAACCCGGCGGCGCAAACAAGGCCATCGACGCCCTGGTGCGCGAGAACGAACGCGCGCGCCGCCACGGCTTCGGCGCCGCCGAACTGGAGCGGGCGAAGAAGGACATGATGCGCAGCTTCGAACGCACCTACAACGAACGCGAGAAGACCGATTCCGGCGCCTACGTGGCCGAATACATGCGCAACTTCCTGCAGCAGGAACCGATTCCCGGCATCGTCGCCGAATTCGGCTACGCGCGCCAGATGCTGCCGACGATCTCGCTCGAGGAAATGAACGCCTACGCGCGCCGCACCATCCCCGCCAATTCCGGCAAGCTGGTGATCTACAGCGGCATCGAGCGCGCCGACCTGCCGCCCCCGAGCGGCGAGTCGCTGCTGGCGGCGGTGGCCGGCGCCGAGCAGGCCGAAGTCGCGCCCTATGTCGAGAAATCCCTGGGCAAGCTGATGGCAGAGCCGCCGCAGCCCGGCAAGATCGTCGCCGAGCGCCAGGACAAGGCCCTGGGCCTGACGCACCTGACGCTGTCGAACGGCGTCAAGGTGATCCTGAAAGCCACCGACTTCCGCAACGACCAGGTGCTGCTGAGCGCGGCCCGCTATGGTGGCCAGAGCCTGTACGGCGACGGCGACATCCTCAACGCCCGCTACGCCAGCGCGATCGTCGCCAGCATGGGCCTGAAGGATTATTCGCCGCTCGACCTGTCGAAGGTGTTGGCCGGCAAAGCGGCCGCCGTCACCGTCGGCCTGTCCGGCTACAGCGAGGTGATCGGGGCCTCGTCGGGCGCGACCGACATCGAGACCATGCTGCAGCTCCTGTGGCTGCGCTTCGATACCGTGCGCCGCGACGAGGACCTGTTCAAGTCCTTCATCGGCAAGCAGGTCGAAGCCGCGCGCAACCGCGATGCGCAGCCAGGCGCGCGCTTCGGCGACGCGCTCGTCGCCACCCTCTACAACAACCACCCGCGCGCGCCACGGCCGCTGCGTCCGGAAGAGTATGCGCAGATCGACCTGGACCGCAGCATCGCGATCTACCGCGAGCGCTTCGCGAGCGCGAAGGACCTGACCTTCGTGATGGTCGGCAGCTTCGACCTGGAGCGGGTGAAACCGCTGCTGGCAACCTACCTCGGCAGCCTGCCCACGCCCGAGCTTCCGATCGGCTGGCGCGACGTCGGCCTGCGCCCCGTGCGCGGCGTGGTCAAGCGCGCGGTCCATAGCGGCACCGAACCGAAGAGCACGATTTCGCTGACCTTCACCGGCGAAGCGCCGTTCTCGGAAGACGAGCAGATGCGCCTGCAGGCACTGAGCGAAGTGCTCAACATCCGCATCATCGAGGTGCTGCGCGAGAAGATGTCGCTGATCTACGGCGGCAGCGCCGGCGGTTCGCTCGGCCGCATCCCTTACGGCAGCTATTCGCTGTCGCTGACGCTGCCGACCGGCCCGGAAAACGTCGACAAGGTGATCGCCGCCACGTTCGAGGAATTCGACCGCCTCAAACGCGAGGGTCCGAGCGCGGCCGACCTGGCCAAGGTCAAGCAGAACTGGATCCAGAACTACCGCAAGGCGCTGCGCGAGAACGGCTACTGGCTGGGACGCATCCAGTCGGCGCTGATGGACGGCACCGACCCGGCCACCCTCCTCACCCACGAGGCCCGCGTGGAAGCGCTGAGCGTGGCCGACGTGCAGCAGGCGGCGCGGCGCTACCTGGACACGAACAACTACGTGCAGGTGGTGCTGTATCCGGAGAAGAAAGCGAAAGCGGCGCAGCCGTCGCAGCAGCCCGCGCCTGCCATGAAGGAAGCGGCCGCCGCCCAGGCAAACTGA
- a CDS encoding type IV pilus modification protein PilV, with protein sequence MRLRQQAALESEAVQLAASLGARMRANPVQMALPDGANPYLSFDYDAAGGDPPAAPADCHGSGGCDPAQLALFDLHETARTLRAAFPGGRIVVCRDSRAWNAALGTLDWECAGGAGAPVVAKLGWRIRGATADGAAEAVPVVAMVVAR encoded by the coding sequence ATGCGCCTGCGCCAGCAGGCCGCGCTCGAGTCCGAGGCTGTCCAGCTTGCCGCGTCGCTGGGCGCGCGCATGCGTGCCAACCCGGTACAGATGGCCTTGCCGGATGGCGCCAACCCCTATCTGTCCTTCGACTACGACGCCGCCGGCGGCGACCCGCCCGCCGCGCCCGCCGACTGCCATGGCAGCGGCGGTTGCGACCCGGCGCAGCTGGCACTGTTCGACCTCCACGAGACCGCGCGCACCCTGCGCGCGGCCTTCCCAGGCGGACGCATCGTCGTCTGCCGCGACAGCCGCGCCTGGAATGCCGCGCTGGGCACACTGGATTGGGAGTGCGCGGGCGGCGCCGGCGCGCCTGTCGTCGCCAAGCTCGGCTGGCGTATCCGCGGCGCAACCGCGGACGGGGCTGCCGAAGCGGTGCCGGTCGTCGCGATGGTGGTGGCGCGATGA
- a CDS encoding GspH/FimT family protein produces MVAVAATLLAVALPDLRAPVQSTQLRAASNDLFDAIGLARAQAIARNERIALRPRDPTGLDWAQGWTVFADRDDNGVPGAGDDILAVHGALAPGVALAFALTSPAPPYYIAYNGAGRSCSATSSGAARWGTLSLFHGGGIRRIKINMLGRARLCNPARDDNCDGAAAPP; encoded by the coding sequence GTGGTGGCGGTTGCCGCCACGCTGCTGGCGGTGGCGCTGCCCGACCTGCGCGCCCCGGTGCAGTCAACCCAGCTGCGGGCAGCCTCCAACGACCTGTTCGACGCGATCGGCCTTGCGCGCGCCCAGGCGATCGCGCGCAACGAGCGCATCGCGTTGAGGCCGCGCGACCCGACCGGGCTCGACTGGGCGCAGGGCTGGACCGTCTTCGCCGACCGCGACGACAACGGCGTGCCCGGCGCGGGCGACGATATCCTCGCCGTGCACGGGGCGCTGGCGCCGGGCGTGGCGCTGGCGTTTGCCCTCACGAGTCCTGCGCCGCCGTACTACATCGCCTACAATGGCGCCGGACGCAGTTGCAGCGCGACGAGCAGCGGTGCTGCGCGCTGGGGCACGCTGTCGCTGTTTCATGGCGGCGGCATCCGCCGTATTAAAATCAACATGCTGGGACGGGCGCGCCTGTGCAACCCCGCGCGCGACGACAATTGCGACGGCGCCGCTGCGCCGCCTTGA
- a CDS encoding pilus assembly protein: MVRPASFATERGAALVTVLFPVLALLTVTMSGARAALAAAKSASAERDRLVAHALADAALVDAERDIDGGAGAGTARAAIFATGDAGAFLERCAGSAERQGLCQAVPAPGIPAWQLADLTGEAGVDYGRFSGRVLPEGGPLPARLPRYLIELLPAPSGGALYRITAIGFGTGEATVVVLQVYYRRALAGAAPGAPGIRLGWREIANWPELHRAAS, from the coding sequence ATGGTCCGTCCCGCTTCATTCGCCACCGAGCGCGGCGCAGCCCTCGTCACCGTGCTGTTCCCGGTGCTGGCCCTGTTGACGGTGACCATGTCCGGCGCGCGCGCGGCGCTGGCGGCCGCGAAGTCCGCCAGCGCCGAGCGCGATCGCCTGGTCGCGCATGCGCTGGCCGACGCCGCCCTGGTCGACGCCGAGCGCGACATCGACGGCGGCGCCGGCGCCGGCACGGCGCGCGCGGCCATCTTCGCCACGGGCGATGCCGGCGCCTTTCTCGAGCGCTGTGCGGGGTCGGCGGAAAGGCAGGGTCTGTGCCAGGCCGTACCTGCCCCGGGAATCCCTGCCTGGCAGCTGGCCGACCTGACCGGCGAGGCCGGCGTCGACTACGGGCGCTTCAGCGGCCGGGTACTGCCCGAGGGCGGGCCGCTGCCGGCGCGCCTGCCGCGCTACCTCATCGAATTGCTGCCCGCGCCGTCCGGTGGCGCGCTGTACCGGATCACCGCGATCGGCTTCGGCACGGGCGAGGCGACGGTCGTCGTCCTGCAGGTCTATTACCGCAGAGCGCTTGCGGGCGCAGCGCCCGGGGCGCCTGGCATCCGCCTCGGCTGGCGCGAGATTGCCAACTGGCCCGAATTGCACCGGGCCGCTTCCTGA